The Odocoileus virginianus isolate 20LAN1187 ecotype Illinois unplaced genomic scaffold, Ovbor_1.2 Unplaced_Scaffold_1, whole genome shotgun sequence genome window below encodes:
- the LOC110127822 gene encoding small nuclear ribonucleoprotein E, with translation MAYRGQGQKVQKVMVQPINLIFRYLQNRSRIQVWLYEQVNMRIEGCIIGFDEYMNLVLDDAEEIHSKTKSRKQLGRIMLKGDNITLLQSVSN, from the coding sequence ATGGCGTACCGGGGCCAGGGCCAGAAGGTGCAGAAGGTGATGGTGCAGCCCATCAATCTCATCTTCAGATACTTGCAAAATAGATCGCGGATTCAGGTGTGGCTTTATGAGCAAGTGAATATGCGGATAGAGGGCTGTATCATTGGTTTTGATGAGTATATGAACCTCGTATTAGATGATGCAGAAGAGATTCATTCTAAAACAAAGTCAAGAAAACAACTGGGTCGGATCATGCTAAAAGGAGATAACATTACTCTGCTCCAAAGTGTCTCCAACTAG